One Verrucomicrobiia bacterium DNA window includes the following coding sequences:
- a CDS encoding PEP-CTERM sorting domain-containing protein translates to MKTLTLLSVAAVALTIPSASAATLYQQNFEGSAAGSSASTPGSYTAISDIQGTGWQIQGGTGSGSVSFAAGVNNSGVGGSQALFGTWDLSGGVDYTWNQYTFYGVGGAGAAAGMGDILVALDILINGSDNNSPLSVSVLQNGGAIERIFTPTLANGQYTHVEFTLDQTTGPATFDPTAGFWFRLSHGNGGFGFDANNTVQVDNIMISVVPEPATGALLALGAAGLAAFRRRA, encoded by the coding sequence ATGAAAACCCTAACACTTCTATCCGTGGCTGCCGTCGCGCTGACGATTCCATCGGCATCCGCTGCAACACTTTATCAACAAAACTTCGAAGGATCGGCCGCAGGCTCCAGTGCCAGCACGCCTGGATCTTACACCGCGATCAGCGATATTCAGGGCACGGGATGGCAGATCCAGGGCGGTACGGGCAGCGGTTCGGTCTCGTTTGCTGCGGGCGTGAATAACAGCGGTGTCGGCGGCAGCCAGGCGCTGTTTGGAACGTGGGATTTATCCGGCGGCGTGGATTACACATGGAACCAGTACACGTTCTACGGAGTCGGCGGAGCCGGCGCAGCGGCGGGGATGGGCGACATTCTCGTGGCACTTGACATATTGATCAACGGTTCGGACAACAACAGTCCCCTGAGCGTTTCCGTCCTCCAGAACGGCGGCGCCATTGAGCGCATTTTCACTCCCACACTGGCGAACGGCCAATACACACACGTGGAGTTCACCTTGGACCAGACAACTGGACCGGCTACCTTTGATCCCACGGCTGGTTTCTGGTTTCGCCTGAGCCATGGCAACGGCGGGTTCGGATTCGATGCCAACAACACCGTCCAAGTGGATAACATAATGATCTCGGTTGTGCCGGAACCCGCGACAGGCGCATTGCTGGCGTTGGGAGCGGCTGGCCTGGCGGCGTTTCGCCGCCGCGCTTGA
- a CDS encoding aldo/keto reductase, with translation MQTISIGVSSLKASRLAYGCWRIAGTSDKSAAENETNGRAAVRAAFDAGYTFFDNANIYGRGEAERILGDVVRDTPGMRDQIVVTTKCGVRHAGDPEPSSPHRWDFSGDYIVEQCEASLKRLRMEAIDIFMLHRPDYLADPQEIASAFTRLRDAGKVRWFGVSNFRPTLVTALQVVCPMPLIVHQVEISLARLNVFDDGTLDQCLVEKITPMAWSPLAGGLIGGGARRLLSWQKQYQPDKFLPVLEEVASARGVSRTVIALAWLLRHPSGIVPIVGSNNPERIRDAARAVEITLTREEWYRLLTAARGEPLP, from the coding sequence ATGCAAACGATTTCCATCGGCGTCAGTTCGCTTAAGGCAAGCCGGCTCGCGTATGGCTGCTGGCGCATCGCGGGAACGTCGGACAAATCCGCAGCTGAAAACGAAACGAATGGTCGCGCCGCAGTAAGGGCGGCATTTGACGCGGGCTACACGTTTTTCGACAACGCAAATATCTACGGCCGCGGTGAGGCGGAACGCATCCTCGGTGACGTGGTTCGCGACACCCCGGGAATGCGCGACCAGATCGTTGTCACCACCAAGTGCGGTGTTCGGCACGCGGGCGATCCCGAGCCCTCTTCGCCGCATCGCTGGGATTTCTCGGGCGATTACATTGTCGAACAATGCGAAGCCTCATTGAAGCGGCTGCGCATGGAGGCAATCGATATTTTCATGCTGCACCGGCCCGATTACCTCGCGGATCCGCAGGAGATTGCGAGTGCCTTCACCCGTTTGCGCGACGCTGGAAAGGTGCGCTGGTTCGGCGTCAGCAACTTTCGCCCAACTCTGGTTACCGCGTTACAGGTCGTGTGTCCGATGCCCTTGATCGTGCACCAGGTGGAAATCAGCCTGGCGCGATTGAATGTGTTCGACGATGGCACACTGGATCAATGCCTCGTCGAGAAGATCACGCCAATGGCGTGGAGTCCGCTGGCGGGTGGGTTGATCGGCGGCGGCGCGAGACGGCTGCTTTCGTGGCAGAAACAGTATCAACCCGACAAGTTCCTGCCCGTGCTGGAGGAGGTCGCGTCAGCCCGCGGCGTCAGCCGAACTGTGATTGCGCTTGCGTGGCTGCTGCGGCATCCCAGCGGGATCGTGCCGATTGTAGGTTCCAACAATCCCGAGCGGATCCGTGACGCCGCGCGCGCCGTCGAGATTACGCTCACGCGCGAGGAATGGTATCGACTGCTTACCGCGGCCCGTGGCGAGCCTTTGCCATGA
- the frr gene encoding ribosome recycling factor yields MALDEILLEAEEKMIKTEQVVINDFAGVRTGKASAGLVENIMVDVYGSNMRIRELAGITTPEPRTLAIQPWDANSLHPIEKAIQKSNLGLSAAVQGRTIRIFFPELSQERRLEFVKIIKKMAEDGRVAVRHVRRDAMEQLKKHGHDSGVTEDEVEKAEKELQRLTDEYVAKIDSHVAAKEKEILTV; encoded by the coding sequence ATGGCACTGGACGAAATTCTCCTTGAGGCGGAAGAGAAGATGATCAAGACCGAACAGGTCGTCATCAACGACTTCGCGGGCGTTCGCACTGGCAAAGCGTCGGCGGGCCTGGTGGAAAATATCATGGTGGATGTGTACGGCTCGAACATGCGCATCCGCGAGCTGGCCGGCATCACAACTCCCGAGCCGCGCACACTAGCCATCCAGCCTTGGGACGCCAATTCACTGCACCCGATCGAGAAGGCGATCCAGAAGAGCAATCTCGGCCTTTCTGCGGCAGTCCAGGGCCGCACCATCCGCATTTTTTTTCCGGAGCTGAGCCAGGAACGCCGCCTTGAGTTCGTGAAGATCATCAAGAAAATGGCGGAGGATGGTCGTGTGGCTGTGCGTCACGTGCGCCGCGACGCAATGGAACAACTGAAAAAGCACGGCCATGACAGTGGTGTGACGGAGGACGAAGTGGAGAAGGCGGAAAAGGAGCTTCAGCGGTTGACTGATGAATACGTTGCGAAGATCGACTCGCATGTTGCGGCGAAGGAGAAGGAGATCCTGACGGTCTGA
- a CDS encoding 3-hydroxyacyl-ACP dehydratase FabZ family protein: MRAHLDDALRQLPHGSEFRFVDRLVALEPGRTGVGEYLVRGDEPFLRGHFPGEPIFPGVLLVEAAAQVAGTVAQCDPEIPPLNGLKLTAMRAVKVLGTARPGEVLHIDAKITGRLGNLVQAQTSVTVNGTTVMQADLTLSGA; the protein is encoded by the coding sequence ATGAGGGCGCACCTGGACGACGCGCTGCGCCAGCTTCCGCACGGCTCCGAGTTCCGTTTTGTGGATCGCCTCGTAGCCCTTGAACCCGGCCGGACAGGCGTTGGAGAATATCTTGTCCGTGGCGATGAACCGTTCCTGCGCGGACATTTTCCAGGCGAGCCGATTTTCCCGGGAGTGTTGCTCGTCGAAGCCGCGGCGCAGGTTGCGGGAACGGTCGCGCAATGTGATCCGGAAATCCCCCCGCTGAATGGATTGAAGCTTACCGCGATGCGGGCGGTTAAAGTGCTCGGAACAGCGCGGCCCGGCGAAGTGTTGCACATCGATGCGAAAATCACTGGCCGCCTTGGCAACCTCGTCCAGGCCCAAACCAGCGTCACCGTGAATGGCACGACAGTGATGCAGGCCGACCTGACACTGAGCGGCGCGTAA
- a CDS encoding outer membrane lipoprotein carrier protein LolA — MATKQAVARARVALAIVALFLVPAMVASARAAATNSLVSDWLAAQSNLKTWSADFVQTRSFKSLSEPVQASGQLSFAAPDRFRWEITHPSPTIALRTGPELWVIYPRLKRAERYPLTGTAAGPWRDTLALLEAGFPQSQADLESKFMVQSQTVTNGICALDLQPRLASARRMIPRITILFGTNDFTLRATELQFADGSTMRNTFTRSAMNPPLDPELFKPSVGNDFKVTDPTRDGKR, encoded by the coding sequence ATGGCCACGAAACAAGCAGTAGCCCGGGCGCGCGTTGCGCTTGCGATCGTTGCACTATTCCTGGTTCCAGCAATGGTCGCGTCCGCGCGCGCTGCCGCAACGAACTCGCTCGTGTCCGACTGGCTGGCGGCGCAGTCGAACCTGAAAACATGGTCGGCCGATTTCGTGCAGACACGCTCGTTCAAATCGCTGTCCGAGCCCGTGCAAGCCTCGGGCCAGCTGTCATTCGCGGCGCCCGATCGCTTTCGATGGGAAATCACACACCCTTCGCCGACCATTGCTTTGCGCACCGGCCCCGAGCTGTGGGTGATTTACCCGCGCTTGAAACGCGCTGAACGTTACCCCCTGACGGGCACTGCAGCGGGACCGTGGCGCGACACGCTGGCCTTGCTCGAGGCAGGTTTTCCCCAGAGCCAGGCCGATTTGGAAAGCAAATTCATGGTCCAATCACAAACCGTCACGAACGGGATCTGCGCCCTCGACCTGCAGCCCAGGTTAGCATCCGCGCGCCGCATGATCCCGCGCATCACGATCCTCTTCGGCACAAATGACTTCACGCTGCGAGCCACCGAACTGCAGTTTGCAGACGGCTCCACCATGCGAAACACGTTCACCCGTTCCGCGATGAACCCGCCGCTCGATCCCGAACTCTTCAAGCCCAGCGTAGGAAATGATTTCAAAGTGACGGATCCAACGCGGGACGGAAAACGATGA
- the thpR gene encoding RNA 2',3'-cyclic phosphodiesterase: MSGGAGMESLPNAWRLFVAIALPEAVKIELQHAQEELRAAVSDPRAVRWTRPEQFHITLKFLGNVDSTTAGAVAAALRRGVDGWCAMRLAAEKIGFFPHPRFPHVIWAGIRDDQRQLEGLQAKVQSAVGLFASEDRAEPFTGHVTLGRCQGIRRAGAEALFQAAKGMEGRSFGEWEANEVELIRSELGSGGARYTAVATIALG, from the coding sequence ATGAGTGGAGGAGCGGGCATGGAGTCGCTTCCGAATGCATGGCGATTATTCGTTGCAATTGCATTGCCTGAGGCAGTGAAGATTGAATTGCAACACGCCCAGGAGGAGTTGCGCGCGGCTGTTTCAGATCCCCGTGCAGTTCGGTGGACGCGGCCGGAGCAATTTCACATCACCCTCAAGTTTCTCGGCAATGTGGATTCGACCACTGCTGGCGCGGTGGCGGCGGCCTTGCGCCGCGGCGTCGACGGTTGGTGTGCGATGCGGTTGGCGGCAGAAAAGATTGGCTTTTTTCCGCATCCGCGATTTCCACATGTGATCTGGGCGGGCATTCGTGACGACCAACGGCAACTGGAAGGCCTGCAAGCAAAGGTGCAATCGGCCGTCGGATTGTTTGCATCGGAAGACCGTGCCGAACCCTTCACGGGCCACGTCACGCTGGGACGTTGTCAGGGAATTCGCCGGGCGGGAGCGGAGGCATTGTTTCAGGCGGCGAAAGGAATGGAGGGCCGGAGTTTTGGCGAATGGGAAGCCAATGAGGTTGAGTTGATTCGCAGTGAATTGGGCTCGGGCGGAGCGCGTTATACGGCGGTGGCCACGATCGCCTTGGGTTGA
- a CDS encoding alpha-L-arabinofuranosidase C-terminal domain-containing protein, whose product MTPGNRFVGGRHRAVSPFSQSLAIVELLVVWLCCWAGGLSQAAAGEAPPIQRLQPAERDFFSKQIVCRGIPIKAHEVVADEALREAFRRLDKMLSHQPNLVANLITNRVALHIIGRGQVTTDLPEWRHDKGKPLPEYGGLTRDERTRGMGGRLASCGEENLLRLPNDKYHGRDICVHEFAHAVRNLGMSRDVRERFDEQYQQSIGKGLWTKGYAAVNADEFFSELSMWYFGTHGDMNMTEPKPESGPEGLRKYDPAAYALLDDFYSGRLQVSLVEPRPVRRRAIIDVDVRGAGPAVNPRMYGIFLEEINHGVDGGLYAEMIRNRGFEDSRPPEGYAFRNGRWRDEHGFDSGFSRYGYTTNGVPFWTLLQRGDAAASMHLQTAGGVTEASGYCVRLDVERVDGGHVGLVNEGFFGIGIREGQNYQVSLYARAGTNFSGALWVRFEDAEGNACSDAVQFDVTTRDWKRYSGRITARTNSAEARFVVGAAFKGSVWLDFVSVFPEQTWRSRSNGLRPDLAQLIADLKPGFVRFPGGCVVDAGTVETAYDWKLTVGPLEQRQERWGPWNYRRTQGMGLFEYFQFCEDLGAEPLWVGFAGQTCIHREREHVPMSEMGRIRDNFLDVMEYANGAADSQWGRLRADAGHSGPFNLRMVEIGNENQGREYGERYRFIHDAMKARHPDIQYLADLSWTSRESMGGARFEIEDRHYYSSTAWFAGRFKEYDGRDRALPPLYLGEVAVTSGDAGNTRGNLRAALAEGIFLLGCERNADTVQMVSYAPLLGHVEGRTELTGAPPPWHAMIYFDGTRSFGTASYYLWKMFGKNVPARTVPTEVNVPSLADFRIAGQIGVGTWNTSAEFKDVRVEKNGETLYSSDFSEGSEGWIDEQRRGGQWTIHEGAFRQGQPGRSSRFYGDPEWSDYTLSLKARKLAGGEGFLVQFGRKGGETYWWNLGGWGNTQHAVEFSSQGNQNVIGIPARGRIETNRWYDIRIQLAGKNIRCYLDGERVHDVTAEPTPPVYAVAGRDEKAGELVLKVINSSSEAYPAHFRFGSARFESEVWTSTLTSADPADNNSLETAEKVTPRNGTTQMAGGALRHELPPHSFTIFRLKEHAE is encoded by the coding sequence ATGACTCCAGGCAACCGTTTCGTTGGGGGGCGCCATCGCGCCGTTTCGCCGTTCAGCCAATCCCTGGCAATCGTCGAATTACTCGTCGTGTGGCTTTGCTGCTGGGCCGGCGGCCTGTCGCAGGCCGCGGCCGGGGAAGCTCCGCCCATTCAACGGTTGCAGCCGGCGGAACGGGATTTCTTTTCGAAACAGATCGTTTGTCGCGGCATTCCCATCAAGGCGCATGAGGTGGTTGCCGACGAAGCCTTGCGGGAAGCTTTTCGCCGCCTCGATAAGATGCTTTCCCACCAGCCGAACCTTGTTGCCAACCTGATCACGAATCGCGTCGCCTTGCACATCATCGGCCGCGGCCAGGTCACGACGGATCTTCCCGAATGGCGCCATGACAAGGGCAAGCCATTGCCCGAATACGGCGGGCTGACGCGCGATGAGCGCACGCGCGGCATGGGCGGGCGGCTCGCCTCGTGCGGCGAGGAAAACCTGTTGCGGCTTCCGAACGACAAATACCACGGCCGCGATATCTGCGTTCACGAATTCGCCCACGCCGTCCGGAATCTTGGGATGAGCCGTGATGTCCGCGAACGATTTGATGAGCAATATCAGCAATCAATCGGGAAAGGACTTTGGACGAAGGGCTATGCCGCGGTGAACGCCGATGAATTCTTCTCGGAGCTCTCCATGTGGTACTTCGGCACGCATGGCGACATGAACATGACGGAACCGAAGCCTGAAAGCGGTCCCGAGGGCTTGCGGAAATACGATCCCGCTGCGTACGCGTTGTTGGACGATTTCTACAGCGGCAGGCTGCAGGTTTCACTCGTCGAGCCGCGGCCGGTTCGACGCAGGGCGATCATCGATGTGGACGTCCGCGGCGCCGGTCCGGCCGTGAATCCGCGGATGTATGGAATCTTCCTTGAAGAAATTAATCACGGTGTCGACGGCGGATTGTATGCCGAGATGATTCGCAATCGTGGGTTCGAAGATTCGCGGCCGCCGGAAGGGTACGCGTTTCGCAATGGCCGCTGGCGTGATGAACACGGTTTTGATTCCGGGTTTTCGCGTTACGGTTACACGACGAATGGGGTTCCCTTCTGGACGCTGTTGCAGCGAGGCGACGCGGCGGCATCGATGCACCTGCAAACCGCGGGAGGCGTGACGGAAGCTTCGGGATATTGCGTGCGCCTGGACGTGGAGCGGGTGGATGGCGGGCACGTCGGACTCGTGAATGAAGGATTTTTCGGGATTGGAATTCGGGAAGGGCAAAACTACCAGGTTTCGCTTTACGCACGCGCGGGAACCAATTTTTCGGGGGCGCTTTGGGTACGGTTTGAAGATGCGGAAGGAAATGCTTGTTCGGACGCGGTGCAGTTCGATGTGACGACCCGCGACTGGAAACGGTATTCCGGAAGAATCACCGCACGCACCAATTCAGCGGAGGCGCGTTTCGTTGTGGGCGCTGCCTTCAAGGGATCCGTGTGGCTGGACTTCGTCTCGGTGTTCCCCGAACAGACCTGGCGCTCGCGTTCGAACGGTTTGCGTCCGGACCTCGCGCAATTGATCGCGGATCTCAAGCCGGGGTTTGTGCGTTTTCCTGGAGGCTGCGTTGTCGATGCCGGGACCGTGGAAACTGCTTACGATTGGAAATTGACCGTTGGGCCGCTGGAACAGCGACAGGAAAGATGGGGCCCGTGGAATTATCGGCGCACTCAAGGAATGGGACTCTTTGAGTATTTCCAATTCTGCGAGGACCTTGGCGCCGAACCGCTTTGGGTGGGATTTGCCGGCCAGACCTGCATCCATCGGGAACGCGAACATGTCCCGATGTCGGAGATGGGCCGCATCCGCGACAACTTTCTAGACGTGATGGAATATGCGAACGGCGCTGCGGATTCGCAGTGGGGCCGCTTGCGCGCGGACGCGGGACACAGCGGCCCGTTCAATTTGCGCATGGTCGAAATTGGAAACGAAAACCAGGGACGCGAATACGGCGAGCGCTATCGTTTCATTCACGACGCGATGAAAGCGCGTCATCCTGATATCCAGTATCTGGCAGATCTTTCCTGGACGAGCCGCGAATCAATGGGCGGCGCCAGGTTCGAAATTGAGGATCGGCATTACTACAGCTCAACCGCGTGGTTTGCGGGGCGGTTCAAGGAATACGACGGGCGGGATCGGGCGCTGCCGCCGCTGTATTTGGGAGAGGTAGCCGTAACGTCGGGCGATGCTGGGAACACCCGGGGAAACCTCCGCGCCGCTTTGGCGGAAGGCATCTTCCTGCTGGGTTGCGAGAGGAATGCGGACACCGTGCAGATGGTTTCGTACGCGCCTCTGCTGGGGCACGTTGAAGGACGAACCGAACTCACGGGGGCGCCGCCGCCATGGCACGCCATGATCTATTTCGATGGCACGCGATCGTTCGGAACGGCTTCCTATTACTTGTGGAAAATGTTCGGGAAGAATGTTCCAGCGCGCACGGTGCCGACGGAGGTGAACGTTCCGTCACTCGCGGATTTTCGGATCGCGGGGCAGATCGGCGTGGGAACGTGGAACACCAGCGCGGAGTTCAAGGACGTGCGGGTCGAGAAAAATGGCGAGACGTTGTATTCGTCCGATTTTTCGGAGGGGAGCGAGGGATGGATCGATGAGCAGCGTCGTGGCGGACAATGGACAATTCATGAGGGAGCATTTCGCCAGGGGCAACCCGGCCGCAGTTCCCGTTTTTACGGCGACCCGGAGTGGAGCGATTACACGCTGAGCCTCAAGGCGCGCAAACTCGCCGGGGGCGAAGGGTTTCTTGTGCAATTTGGGCGCAAAGGCGGCGAAACATACTGGTGGAATCTGGGCGGCTGGGGCAACACGCAGCACGCAGTCGAGTTCAGCTCGCAAGGTAACCAGAACGTCATCGGCATTCCCGCGCGCGGACGGATCGAAACGAATCGCTGGTATGACATCCGCATTCAACTCGCCGGGAAGAACATTCGCTGCTACCTGGACGGCGAGCGGGTTCATGATGTCACGGCGGAGCCAACCCCGCCCGTTTATGCCGTGGCGGGGCGCGATGAGAAGGCCGGCGAACTCGTGCTAAAGGTGATCAATTCCTCCAGCGAGGCGTATCCTGCGCATTTTCGTTTTGGGTCGGCGCGATTTGAATCAGAGGTCTGGACAAGCACGCTGACATCCGCCGATCCAGCGGACAACAATTCGCTCGAGACGGCGGAAAAGGTGACTCCACGAAATGGCACAACGCAGATGGCAGGTGGGGCGTTACGGCACGAACTCCCGCCGCATTCGTTCACGATCTTTCGGCTGAAGGAGCATGCCGAATAG
- a CDS encoding aminopeptidase P family protein, with the protein MRYDPIDPQLFVENRKRLAALLPRNALAVVNANDICPTNADGTQCTIVNSDLFYLTGVEQEQTVLVLYPDADEGKHRELLFLREATPENELWEGHKLTKDEARALTGIQNIHGLAEFPRLFHRLVCESQYVFLNSNEHKRAIIEVESRDARFIADMKRRYPLHQYRRLAPLLHRLRAVKSEWELALMRRAVEITAAGFHRVLRMTGPGVLEREIEAEFAHEFIRQGARFSYLPIIASGSSGCCLHYVANARRCEKGELLLLDVAAAYGNYNSDLTRTIPVSGKFTRRQRTVYNAVLRVLRQCIAGLKPGRKIKDWQADAEAAVQEELLQLGLITSREIRQQHPDSPAFKRYFMHGVGHPIGLDVHDVGITTEPIQEGWVMTVEPGIYIAEEGLAVRLENDVLVTQSGPVDLMSNIPIEADEIEALMNVPVKSSNGSNGHHPVVTRRRAPALAMR; encoded by the coding sequence ATGCGATACGATCCGATCGACCCGCAGCTGTTTGTGGAAAACCGAAAGCGCCTTGCTGCTTTGCTTCCACGAAACGCGCTGGCGGTCGTCAATGCGAATGACATCTGCCCGACGAACGCTGACGGCACCCAATGCACGATCGTCAATTCCGACCTGTTCTACCTGACGGGTGTTGAACAGGAGCAGACGGTCCTCGTGTTGTATCCGGACGCCGACGAAGGCAAGCATCGCGAGTTGTTGTTTCTCCGCGAGGCAACCCCGGAAAATGAACTTTGGGAGGGGCACAAGCTGACGAAGGACGAGGCGCGCGCGTTGACCGGCATCCAGAACATTCATGGCCTGGCTGAATTTCCGCGCTTGTTCCATCGGCTTGTCTGTGAGTCGCAGTATGTCTTCCTGAACAGCAACGAACACAAGCGCGCGATCATTGAAGTGGAAAGCCGTGATGCGCGGTTTATTGCGGACATGAAGCGAAGATATCCGCTGCATCAGTATCGACGGCTTGCACCGCTGTTGCACCGGTTGCGCGCGGTGAAATCGGAATGGGAACTCGCGCTGATGCGGCGCGCTGTTGAAATCACGGCCGCGGGATTTCATCGCGTGTTGAGGATGACGGGGCCGGGCGTTCTCGAGCGCGAGATTGAAGCAGAGTTCGCGCATGAATTCATTCGTCAAGGCGCACGGTTTTCCTATTTGCCGATCATTGCGTCGGGCTCCAGCGGCTGCTGCCTTCATTACGTTGCCAATGCGCGCCGCTGCGAAAAGGGCGAATTGCTGCTGCTTGACGTGGCGGCGGCCTACGGCAATTACAATTCCGACCTGACTCGCACAATTCCGGTGAGCGGCAAATTCACGCGCCGCCAGCGCACGGTTTACAACGCAGTTCTCCGCGTGCTGCGTCAATGCATCGCGGGATTGAAGCCGGGCCGCAAGATCAAGGATTGGCAGGCTGATGCGGAAGCCGCCGTTCAGGAGGAACTTCTCCAGCTTGGGTTGATAACGTCTCGAGAAATCCGGCAGCAGCACCCCGACTCGCCCGCGTTCAAGCGATACTTCATGCACGGGGTCGGACATCCTATCGGCCTGGATGTTCATGACGTGGGCATCACGACTGAGCCCATCCAGGAAGGGTGGGTGATGACTGTGGAGCCGGGGATTTACATTGCCGAGGAAGGACTGGCCGTGCGGCTGGAGAATGATGTTCTTGTAACGCAGAGCGGTCCAGTCGACCTGATGTCCAACATCCCGATCGAAGCCGATGAAATCGAGGCGCTGATGAATGTGCCCGTTAAATCCTCCAACGGCAGCAACGGACATCATCCCGTTGTCACCCGCCGCCGGGCTCCGGCCCTGGCGATGCGCTGA